In Streptomyces longhuiensis, the following proteins share a genomic window:
- the rpsN gene encoding 30S ribosomal protein S14 translates to MARKSKIAKNERRRRVVVRCAARRAELNEIVRRLSSTEPERAAAQRESARQPRDASATRVRNHDNVDGRPRGYLRVFGLSRVNLREQAHAGFLPGLRKSSR, encoded by the coding sequence ATGGCCAGGAAGAGCAAGATCGCGAAGAATGAGAGGCGCCGGAGGGTCGTCGTGCGCTGCGCCGCGCGCCGGGCCGAGCTCAACGAGATCGTCCGCCGGCTGTCGTCCACCGAGCCCGAACGTGCCGCCGCACAAAGGGAATCGGCACGTCAGCCGAGGGACGCGAGCGCCACGCGCGTGCGCAACCACGACAATGTCGACGGCCGGCCGCGCGGGTACCTGCGCGTCTTCGGTCTCTCCAGGGTGAACCTGCGCGAGCAGGCGCACGCGGGCTTCCTGCCCGGACTGCGGAAGTCTTCCCGGTGA
- the rpmB gene encoding 50S ribosomal protein L28 gives MSAHCMLTGAAPGFGNRISHSHRRTSRRFDPNVQRKRYWLPSEGRHVRLRLSARAIRTVDAIGVEAAVARIRARGVRI, from the coding sequence ATGTCCGCGCACTGCATGCTGACCGGGGCCGCCCCCGGCTTCGGCAACCGCATCTCCCACTCCCACCGGCGCACGTCACGCCGCTTCGACCCCAACGTCCAGCGCAAGCGCTACTGGCTGCCGAGCGAGGGCCGGCACGTACGGCTGCGGCTGAGCGCCAGGGCGATCAGGACCGTCGACGCGATCGGCGTCGAGGCCGCCGTCGCCAGGATTCGTGCCCGTGGAGTGAGGATCTGA
- a CDS encoding NADP-dependent oxidoreductase — translation MEAIVFEEFGGPEVLRFKDDLAEPHAGPGQVRVKVAAVGVNPIEYKIRNGWMEQVFPTALPAVPGNEFAGTVDEVGEGVTGLSIGDEVLGWTETGAYAAYALAQASAVAPRPTGLEPAEAAALPIAGETAQRVLALLGVRSGETLLIHGAAGAVGSMGVQLAVALGATVIGTASPANHEYLRSIGAVPVAYGDGLVERVRAVAPQGVDAVFDAAGKGALADSVELRGGTPDRVVTIADPDAAKYNVAFASGGSDRAKAREGLTHQAALAANGKLHISIADTFPLRDAAKAQTLSESGHVRGKLVLLVG, via the coding sequence ATGGAAGCCATCGTTTTCGAGGAGTTCGGCGGACCCGAGGTACTGCGCTTCAAGGACGACCTCGCGGAGCCGCACGCGGGACCCGGCCAGGTCCGGGTGAAGGTCGCCGCCGTCGGGGTCAACCCCATCGAGTACAAGATCAGAAACGGCTGGATGGAGCAGGTCTTCCCCACCGCCCTGCCTGCCGTACCCGGCAACGAGTTCGCCGGGACCGTCGACGAGGTCGGCGAGGGCGTCACCGGCCTCTCCATCGGCGACGAAGTCCTCGGCTGGACCGAGACCGGCGCCTACGCGGCCTATGCCCTGGCCCAGGCCTCCGCCGTCGCCCCACGGCCCACCGGGCTCGAACCCGCCGAGGCGGCGGCCCTCCCCATCGCCGGCGAGACGGCCCAGCGCGTACTCGCCCTGCTCGGCGTACGCAGCGGCGAGACGCTGCTGATCCACGGCGCCGCGGGCGCCGTCGGCTCCATGGGCGTACAGCTGGCCGTGGCACTCGGCGCGACGGTGATCGGCACGGCCTCCCCCGCCAACCACGAGTACCTGCGCTCCATCGGCGCCGTCCCCGTCGCGTACGGGGACGGGCTTGTGGAACGGGTGCGCGCGGTGGCCCCACAGGGAGTGGACGCGGTGTTCGACGCGGCGGGCAAGGGCGCGCTGGCGGACTCGGTCGAACTGCGCGGCGGCACGCCGGACCGGGTCGTCACCATCGCCGACCCCGACGCGGCCAAATACAACGTGGCCTTCGCGTCCGGCGGCAGCGACCGCGCCAAGGCCCGCGAGGGCCTCACCCACCAGGCCGCACTCGCCGCGAACGGCAAGCTCCACATCTCGATCGCCGACACGTTCCCCCTCCGCGACGCGGCCAAGGCACAGACCCTGAGCGAGTCGGGCCACGTGCGGGGCAAGCTGGTGCTTCTGGTGGGGTGA
- the rpmG gene encoding 50S ribosomal protein L33, whose product MARNELRPVIKLRSTAGTGYTYVTRKNRRNDPDRVTLRKYDPVAGHHVDFREER is encoded by the coding sequence ATGGCACGCAACGAACTCCGCCCAGTGATCAAGCTCAGGTCCACCGCGGGTACGGGCTACACCTACGTCACCCGCAAGAACCGCCGTAACGACCCCGACCGCGTGACCCTGCGCAAGTACGACCCGGTCGCAGGCCACCACGTCGACTTCCGAGAGGAGCGCTGA
- a CDS encoding DUF2786 domain-containing protein codes for MTERTTRTTVEQAFAAALYGEGAEAGLDTGASLLAAAPSADTELALRGQEFIRRAWERGWQPADVMRIVVRDLEEVPHGHIAARLIRAETARYEYLPPRWDAQLTDLPQGTHAGGGPRLDRFSYATAVLELYRLLLRLPPIEAVGPVPGESVARPVAGEPRELARIRALLAKAEATAYPPEAEALAAKAQELMTRHSVDAALLAARTHAKDTPVACRIGVDAPYETAKAALLDAVASANRCRAVWNSGFGFSTVVGFESDLEAVELLHTSLLVQGTAAMTRAEAEQRAGGRKRTKTFRQAFLAAYAHRIGDRLAAVAEEVTGRSQEGGLLPVLAARDVAVAGRTDDMFPQTVTTRVRGVSDGAGWAEGVAAADRARVSDRAEVRGGGTPR; via the coding sequence ATGACGGAACGTACGACGCGGACCACGGTCGAGCAGGCCTTCGCCGCCGCCCTGTACGGGGAGGGTGCGGAGGCCGGGCTCGACACGGGCGCGTCCTTGCTCGCCGCCGCCCCGTCCGCCGACACCGAACTCGCCTTGCGGGGGCAGGAGTTCATACGCCGGGCCTGGGAGCGCGGCTGGCAGCCCGCCGACGTCATGCGCATCGTCGTACGCGACCTCGAAGAGGTACCGCACGGACACATCGCGGCCCGCCTGATCCGAGCCGAGACCGCGCGTTACGAGTACCTGCCCCCGCGCTGGGACGCACAGCTCACCGACCTGCCACAGGGCACGCATGCTGGTGGGGGTCCGCGTCTGGACCGCTTCTCGTACGCGACCGCCGTCCTGGAGCTGTACCGCCTGCTCCTGCGGCTCCCGCCGATCGAGGCCGTGGGGCCCGTGCCGGGCGAGTCCGTGGCGCGGCCCGTCGCGGGGGAGCCGCGCGAGCTCGCCCGGATCCGCGCGCTGCTCGCCAAGGCCGAGGCGACCGCCTACCCGCCGGAGGCCGAGGCGCTGGCGGCGAAGGCGCAGGAGCTGATGACCAGGCACAGCGTCGACGCGGCGCTTCTCGCGGCCCGGACGCACGCGAAGGACACGCCTGTCGCGTGCCGGATCGGCGTGGACGCCCCGTACGAGACGGCGAAGGCGGCCCTCCTGGACGCGGTCGCGTCGGCGAACCGCTGCCGCGCGGTGTGGAACAGCGGCTTCGGCTTCTCCACGGTCGTCGGCTTCGAGTCCGACCTGGAGGCGGTGGAGCTGCTTCATACCTCGCTGCTGGTGCAGGGCACGGCGGCGATGACGCGGGCCGAGGCCGAGCAGCGCGCTGGGGGACGTAAGCGGACCAAGACGTTCAGGCAGGCGTTCCTCGCCGCGTACGCGCACCGCATAGGCGACCGGCTCGCGGCGGTGGCGGAGGAGGTGACCGGCCGGAGCCAGGAGGGCGGGCTGCTGCCGGTCCTGGCGGCGCGCGATGTCGCGGTGGCCGGCCGGACCGACGACATGTTCCCGCAGACCGTGACGACCCGGGTCCGGGGCGTCAGCGACGGCGCCGGCTGGGCGGAGGGCGTGGCGGCCGCCGACCGCGCCCGCGTCTCGGACCGCGCCGAGGTACGCGGCGGCGGCACACCCCGGTGA
- a CDS encoding nitrilase-related carbon-nitrogen hydrolase, producing MRVALAQTDCVLGDVDANLAVAQEQTEQAAAQGADLVVFPELSLHGYHLGALHQDASLPVTDPRLAAISTLGADVVIGLHEHTSLRAYNTSAYYTNGQLLHSHRKLYLPNYLAWEERKHVSPGQHLRAYDLPHGHGRAATLVCNDAWQPVLPWLAVQDGAEVVIVPANSAATLDPEAMDTGLYWDTLLAYTAKMLQCWVVFVNRVGNEHGASFWGGSRVVDPRGTVVAQAPKWEPALVTVDIDLHEARRQRRTVPLVAEARLGLIDREVRRLIDEGGDS from the coding sequence ATGAGAGTGGCGCTTGCGCAGACCGACTGTGTGCTCGGCGACGTGGACGCGAATCTGGCCGTCGCCCAGGAGCAGACCGAGCAGGCGGCGGCCCAGGGCGCCGACCTCGTCGTGTTCCCCGAACTGAGCCTGCACGGCTATCACCTCGGCGCCCTGCACCAGGACGCCTCCCTCCCGGTGACGGACCCGCGACTGGCCGCAATCTCGACGCTCGGCGCGGACGTCGTGATCGGCCTGCACGAACACACCAGCCTGCGCGCCTACAACACCTCCGCCTACTACACGAATGGCCAACTCCTCCACTCCCACCGCAAGTTGTACCTGCCGAACTACCTGGCCTGGGAAGAGCGCAAGCACGTCAGCCCCGGCCAGCATCTGCGCGCGTACGACCTGCCGCACGGGCACGGCCGCGCGGCGACCCTCGTGTGCAACGACGCCTGGCAGCCGGTCCTGCCGTGGCTCGCCGTGCAGGACGGCGCGGAGGTCGTCATCGTCCCCGCGAACAGCGCGGCGACACTCGACCCGGAGGCCATGGACACGGGCCTGTACTGGGACACGCTCCTCGCCTACACCGCGAAGATGCTCCAGTGCTGGGTCGTCTTCGTGAACCGCGTCGGCAACGAACACGGCGCCTCCTTCTGGGGCGGCTCGCGCGTGGTCGACCCACGCGGGACGGTCGTGGCCCAGGCCCCCAAGTGGGAACCGGCACTGGTGACAGTCGACATCGACCTCCACGAGGCCCGCCGGCAACGCAGAACCGTCCCCCTCGTCGCGGAGGCCCGTCTCGGCCTGATCGACCGGGAGGTCCGCCGCCTGATCGACGAGGGCGGCGACAGCTGA
- a CDS encoding ABC transporter permease — protein MLTTLTCAWANLRTRRHLFAGAFVAVALGVALVASMGLGLAAAADPPVGKPQRFAAQPVVVMPHDTLTVEVDRGPHRAHDSKRIPHPQPVDKELLRELTELGTVHRDHLAPDAVGVDASAAAVRELVGDRAQVLTGAARRLADPGAERDVQAVVAVRAMLGTAGGVSAFVAVFVTASTFAFVVALRRREFGLLRLAGATPGRVRRQLFTEALAVGVAASATGCVLGSWGAPLLARALIDNGIAPPWFTVSGTGTPQSTSGTSWTSWTSWGSWSYWTSWPFQLAFWTGLFVAVAGAWAASRRAGRIGPMEALRDADVDTDAMPWSRRIVGAALLALGLGLTVHTLWTDPSALLKRKTYTTQPMILITAAAALAPLLVRPVLRLIRLPGAIGLLVRENAAASVRRTAAVAAPVLVTVALAGSLMGSAESVSAAKSQEANEQSNAQLIATGHHLSLTRRPVPGVATVSPSASTAVFVREEGTSLVRSEARAVSDPAALAATSRLPVVSGDLRHLDDRSIVVNEEWEHHRVGDRLTVWLGDGRRTTLRIAAVLARGTGDNGAYVTMANAGAAPVDRIDVRLTPDASPATVTDALRAATSGHDVRVRTAAAWLDATHPRVKPQTRQGMLLLLGIALTYTAISLAGTQLMAASVRDGELRALRRAGATRAQVRWMLAGEALVAVTAGTALGLAVTALNLGGLAAALGLLSPESGAGAGARAGLEAGVVMPWGVVGSAVGVCAVVAVGAGVLGAGWGRRNRVGG, from the coding sequence ATGCTGACCACCCTCACCTGCGCCTGGGCAAACCTGCGGACGCGCCGGCATCTCTTCGCGGGGGCGTTCGTCGCCGTCGCGCTCGGGGTGGCCCTGGTCGCGAGCATGGGGCTGGGGCTCGCGGCGGCCGCCGACCCGCCTGTGGGCAAGCCTCAGCGGTTCGCCGCACAACCCGTCGTGGTCATGCCACACGACACCCTGACTGTCGAGGTCGACCGTGGCCCGCACCGCGCTCACGACTCGAAAAGGATTCCCCATCCACAGCCTGTGGACAAAGAACTGCTGCGCGAGCTGACCGAGCTGGGCACCGTCCACCGTGATCATCTCGCGCCGGACGCGGTCGGCGTCGACGCCTCGGCCGCCGCCGTACGCGAGCTGGTCGGCGACCGGGCGCAGGTCCTGACCGGCGCCGCACGGCGCCTGGCCGACCCGGGCGCGGAGCGCGACGTGCAGGCGGTCGTCGCGGTGCGGGCGATGCTGGGCACGGCCGGCGGAGTCTCCGCGTTCGTCGCCGTCTTCGTCACGGCGTCGACGTTCGCGTTCGTGGTCGCCCTGCGCAGGCGGGAGTTCGGGCTGCTGCGGCTCGCGGGCGCCACTCCGGGACGCGTACGACGTCAGCTCTTCACCGAGGCCCTCGCCGTGGGGGTCGCGGCGAGCGCCACGGGCTGTGTCCTCGGCTCCTGGGGCGCTCCACTGCTCGCCCGGGCGCTGATCGACAACGGCATCGCGCCCCCGTGGTTCACGGTGAGCGGCACCGGCACACCACAGTCGACCTCTGGGACGTCCTGGACCTCCTGGACCTCCTGGGGCTCTTGGTCCTACTGGACCTCATGGCCGTTTCAACTCGCCTTCTGGACCGGCCTGTTCGTGGCGGTCGCGGGAGCATGGGCCGCGTCGCGGCGCGCCGGACGGATCGGCCCGATGGAAGCGCTGCGGGACGCCGACGTGGACACGGACGCCATGCCGTGGAGCCGCCGGATCGTCGGCGCGGCGCTCCTCGCCCTGGGACTCGGCCTGACGGTCCACACCCTCTGGACCGACCCGTCGGCTCTCCTGAAGCGCAAGACGTACACCACCCAGCCGATGATCCTCATCACCGCGGCGGCCGCACTCGCCCCGCTCCTTGTCCGCCCGGTGCTGCGGCTGATCCGGCTGCCGGGAGCCATCGGTCTCCTCGTCCGCGAGAACGCCGCCGCCTCCGTCCGACGCACGGCCGCGGTCGCCGCACCCGTACTGGTGACAGTGGCACTCGCGGGCTCCCTGATGGGCTCGGCGGAGTCGGTGAGCGCGGCGAAGTCACAGGAGGCGAACGAGCAGTCCAACGCCCAACTCATCGCCACGGGCCACCACTTGAGTCTCACCCGGCGGCCGGTGCCAGGTGTGGCGACCGTGTCTCCGTCCGCCTCCACCGCGGTCTTCGTACGGGAGGAGGGCACCAGCCTCGTCCGCTCCGAGGCGCGAGCCGTGAGCGACCCCGCGGCCCTCGCCGCGACCAGCCGGCTCCCCGTCGTCTCCGGCGACCTACGCCACCTCGACGACCGCTCCATCGTCGTCAACGAGGAGTGGGAACACCACCGCGTCGGCGACCGTCTGACCGTCTGGCTCGGCGACGGCCGCCGCACCACACTCCGGATCGCGGCCGTCCTGGCGCGCGGCACCGGCGACAACGGCGCGTACGTCACCATGGCCAACGCCGGCGCGGCGCCGGTCGACCGGATCGACGTACGCCTGACACCGGACGCCTCGCCCGCGACGGTGACGGACGCGCTGCGAGCGGCCACGTCCGGGCACGACGTGCGCGTACGCACCGCAGCCGCCTGGCTCGACGCCACCCACCCCAGGGTCAAACCCCAGACCCGGCAAGGGATGTTGCTGCTCCTGGGCATCGCCCTCACCTATACGGCGATCTCGCTCGCCGGAACACAGTTGATGGCCGCATCCGTACGCGACGGGGAACTGCGCGCCCTGCGTCGGGCGGGGGCCACCCGGGCGCAGGTCAGGTGGATGCTCGCCGGCGAGGCGCTGGTCGCGGTCACGGCGGGCACGGCCCTCGGACTGGCCGTCACCGCGCTCAACCTGGGCGGACTCGCGGCCGCCCTCGGCCTCCTCTCGCCGGAGTCTGGCGCGGGGGCGGGGGCGAGAGCGGGGCTTGAGGCGGGGGTCGTGATGCCGTGGGGCGTCGTCGGTTCGGCCGTGGGCGTGTGCGCGGTGGTCGCTGTGGGGGCGGGGGTACTCGGCGCGGGATGGGGGCGCCGGAATCGTGTGGGTGGGTGA
- a CDS encoding type B 50S ribosomal protein L31, translating into MRKDIHPAYGPVVFRDRAANHAFLTCSTATSDKTVEWEDGHTYPVIDVEISNVSHPFYTGNARVLDTAGRVERFERRFGKQRDR; encoded by the coding sequence GTGCGCAAGGACATCCACCCCGCCTACGGCCCGGTCGTCTTCCGTGACCGTGCCGCGAACCACGCCTTCCTGACCTGCTCGACCGCCACCAGTGACAAGACCGTCGAGTGGGAGGACGGCCACACCTACCCCGTCATCGACGTCGAGATCTCGAACGTGAGCCACCCCTTCTACACGGGCAACGCGCGCGTCCTCGACACCGCCGGGCGTGTGGAGCGCTTCGAGCGGCGCTTCGGGAAGCAGCGCGACCGCTGA
- a CDS encoding FUSC family protein: MSWFRALKDTTRSGLSVERKRLEPLVALRGAAGLAIVITVSLTFFGPAVAASSAFGAFQAAIATFQRSWRPRPELAVASGASLGVSTFLGYLTGGHLVLFLALLVLWTFLAGLSWAAGPTIGIIASSNVAMMLVTITLPTSVANAAGHAAMMVFGGLVQAALVILFPVRRWGAHRDALADALAAEADYARRLRHDPVAPFDGEPLMLARNAAALTPRQARTRPAQLRGARGIAERIRPVLASLADPAVGVPDEGPERERVLELLGAAGSILDAAARAIRHGAPVKVPPAAVATFKTPDTGAILSGPAKRAAARLGSLLKDVLETAGARTDTQHPEPRNENAQLSRPTFVRLLPIAAGAMRRELYRGSPILRHAIRVSAVAAVGYLIGTALPFGHGYWAPMAAVMVMRPDFSQTYSRAVARFGGTLIGVALATGLVQVAHPDTGLSATLAVICAGLMYLVMRTGQLAAQACVAAYVVFLLGMGGEAWDQTVPERVVLTLVGGLLAMLAYAVYPAWETPRLRTRLADWLLALGRYGAAVIGRYAEPGGGDLPDVRESLLVARAAELAWQDAASRARTEPVRHRGLSRAAADDAEHALRHIGRVEMLMEAHLPERDATPVPAAARLAKALRTATEDGARAVRERRVPRWQAVRDALADWDGEGVPDRVVRRGAGLLLEALEDLSDALDTDVPPITLKPDEPPAPDEPSAPDERKPDNSPDLDDQKPTAPPAPDARKPEGPPGPEDRAAQ, from the coding sequence GTGAGTTGGTTCCGGGCGCTGAAGGACACCACCCGCTCGGGCCTGAGTGTCGAGCGGAAACGCCTGGAACCCCTGGTCGCGCTGCGTGGCGCCGCCGGTCTGGCCATCGTGATCACGGTCAGCCTCACGTTCTTCGGTCCGGCGGTCGCGGCGAGCTCCGCGTTCGGTGCCTTCCAGGCGGCGATCGCCACGTTCCAGCGCAGCTGGCGCCCCCGCCCCGAGCTGGCCGTGGCGTCCGGCGCGAGCCTCGGCGTCTCGACGTTCCTCGGCTACCTCACCGGCGGCCACCTCGTCCTCTTCCTCGCACTCCTGGTCCTGTGGACGTTCCTGGCGGGCCTGTCCTGGGCGGCGGGCCCGACGATCGGGATCATCGCGTCGTCGAACGTCGCGATGATGCTGGTCACGATCACCCTGCCGACGTCGGTCGCGAACGCCGCCGGGCACGCCGCGATGATGGTCTTCGGCGGTCTCGTCCAGGCCGCCCTCGTGATCCTCTTCCCGGTACGCAGATGGGGCGCGCACCGCGACGCCCTCGCCGACGCGCTCGCCGCGGAGGCCGACTACGCGCGCCGGCTGCGCCACGACCCCGTCGCCCCGTTCGACGGCGAACCGCTGATGCTGGCGCGCAACGCCGCCGCGCTCACCCCGCGCCAGGCCCGCACCCGCCCGGCCCAGCTGCGCGGCGCCCGCGGCATCGCCGAACGCATCCGCCCGGTCCTCGCCTCGCTCGCGGACCCGGCGGTCGGCGTCCCGGACGAGGGGCCCGAACGCGAGCGCGTCCTGGAACTCCTGGGCGCGGCGGGCTCGATCCTGGACGCGGCGGCGCGGGCGATCCGCCACGGCGCGCCGGTCAAGGTGCCCCCGGCGGCGGTCGCCACGTTCAAGACCCCCGACACGGGGGCGATCCTCTCCGGCCCGGCGAAGCGAGCGGCGGCGCGCCTCGGCTCGCTCCTGAAGGACGTACTGGAGACCGCGGGCGCGCGGACGGACACCCAGCACCCCGAGCCCCGCAACGAGAACGCCCAGCTCAGCCGCCCCACCTTCGTCCGGCTGCTGCCCATCGCGGCGGGAGCGATGCGCAGGGAGCTGTACCGCGGGTCGCCGATTCTCAGGCACGCCATCCGGGTGTCGGCCGTCGCGGCGGTCGGCTACCTCATCGGCACCGCTCTCCCCTTCGGCCACGGTTACTGGGCGCCGATGGCCGCCGTCATGGTCATGCGCCCCGACTTCTCGCAGACGTACTCGCGCGCGGTGGCCCGTTTCGGCGGCACGCTCATCGGGGTCGCCCTCGCCACCGGGCTCGTCCAGGTCGCCCACCCGGACACCGGGCTCTCCGCGACGCTCGCCGTGATCTGCGCGGGCCTGATGTACCTCGTGATGCGTACGGGCCAGCTCGCCGCGCAGGCCTGCGTCGCCGCGTACGTCGTGTTCCTGCTCGGCATGGGCGGCGAGGCGTGGGACCAGACGGTCCCCGAGCGGGTCGTGCTCACGCTCGTCGGCGGTCTCCTCGCGATGCTGGCGTACGCGGTGTACCCGGCCTGGGAGACGCCCCGGCTGCGCACGCGGCTCGCGGACTGGCTGCTCGCCCTCGGCCGGTACGGCGCCGCGGTGATCGGCCGCTACGCGGAGCCCGGCGGCGGGGACCTGCCCGATGTGCGCGAGTCGCTGCTCGTGGCACGCGCGGCCGAACTCGCCTGGCAGGACGCCGCGTCCAGGGCGCGGACCGAACCGGTGCGCCACCGCGGCCTCTCCCGCGCCGCGGCCGACGACGCCGAACACGCCCTGCGGCACATCGGCCGGGTCGAGATGCTGATGGAGGCGCACCTGCCGGAACGGGACGCGACCCCGGTCCCGGCGGCCGCCCGCCTCGCGAAGGCACTGCGCACCGCCACGGAGGACGGCGCGCGTGCGGTGCGCGAACGCCGGGTGCCGCGCTGGCAGGCGGTACGGGACGCTCTCGCGGACTGGGACGGCGAGGGCGTACCGGACCGGGTCGTACGCAGAGGCGCGGGCCTGCTCCTGGAGGCGCTGGAGGATCTCTCGGACGCGCTCGACACCGACGTCCCCCCGATCACCCTGAAGCCGGACGAGCCGCCCGCTCCGGACGAGCCGTCCGCTCCGGACGAGCGAAAGCCCGACAACTCGCCCGACCTCGACGATCAGAAACCCACCGCACCGCCCGCCCCCGACGCCCGGAAACCCGAAGGGCCGCCGGGTCCGGAGGATCGAGCGGCCCAATGA
- a CDS encoding bifunctional 3'-5' exonuclease/DNA polymerase, with the protein MTEKWAIAATEDGGAQLAPLGADGTPAAPVRQEPSLAEAVRSRPDVTRWIWRSTAAVYPSLLAAGLRVPRCYDIEDAETLLLGHAGRFGDPRSAAAALARIRGTAVPPDPPQRAATPGSQSSLFEPQPVHVPLEDLIEVYADQQRRHDATAHPGRMRLLTAAESAAMLVAAEMNAAGLPWSADVHRSVLHELLGERYAGGGEPRRLAELADEVSEAFGRRVRPDLPADVVKAFAQAGVKITSTRRWEIESIDHPAVRPLIEYKKLYRIYTAHGWSWLQDWVRDGRFRPEYLPGGTVSGRWVTNGGGALQIPKVIRRAVVADPGWRLVVADADQMEPRVLAAISRDPGLMEVAGRETDLYQSVSDRAFSGDRAKAKLAVLGAVYGQTSGDGLKNLAALRRRFPQAVAYVDDAARAGEEGRLVRTWLGRTCPPVAGAGDQEEAGIPQDDPMPEQTSGGTEFTPGYASSNSRARGRFARNFVVQGSAADWADLMLAALRQSCTGMAAELVFFQHDEVIVHCPEEEAEAVTAAIREAAELAGHLTFGDTPVHFPFTTAVVKCYADAK; encoded by the coding sequence ATGACCGAGAAGTGGGCCATCGCGGCCACCGAGGACGGCGGAGCCCAGCTCGCGCCGCTCGGTGCCGACGGCACACCCGCCGCCCCGGTCCGCCAGGAGCCCAGCCTCGCGGAAGCGGTCCGCTCCCGTCCTGACGTCACACGCTGGATCTGGCGATCGACAGCGGCCGTCTACCCCAGCCTGCTCGCCGCGGGCCTCCGCGTGCCGCGCTGCTACGACATCGAGGACGCCGAGACCCTCCTCCTCGGTCACGCCGGCCGCTTCGGGGACCCCCGCTCCGCGGCCGCCGCCCTGGCCAGAATCCGCGGGACGGCCGTCCCCCCGGACCCCCCGCAACGCGCCGCGACCCCCGGCTCCCAGTCCTCCCTCTTCGAACCCCAACCCGTTCATGTCCCCCTCGAAGACCTCATAGAGGTGTACGCCGATCAGCAGCGCCGCCACGACGCCACCGCCCACCCGGGCCGGATGCGGCTGCTCACCGCCGCCGAGTCCGCCGCCATGCTCGTAGCGGCCGAGATGAACGCGGCGGGTCTCCCCTGGAGCGCCGACGTGCACCGCTCCGTACTGCACGAACTGCTCGGCGAGCGCTACGCGGGCGGTGGCGAACCGCGTCGCCTCGCCGAACTGGCCGACGAGGTGTCCGAGGCCTTCGGCCGCCGCGTACGCCCCGATCTGCCCGCCGACGTGGTGAAGGCGTTCGCCCAGGCCGGCGTGAAGATCACGTCCACGCGCCGCTGGGAGATCGAGTCGATCGACCATCCCGCGGTGCGGCCCCTGATCGAGTACAAGAAGCTGTACCGGATCTACACCGCACACGGTTGGTCCTGGCTCCAGGACTGGGTCCGCGACGGCCGTTTCCGACCCGAGTACCTGCCGGGCGGCACCGTCTCGGGTCGCTGGGTCACCAATGGCGGCGGCGCACTCCAGATCCCCAAGGTCATCCGGCGTGCCGTCGTCGCCGACCCGGGCTGGCGGCTCGTCGTCGCCGACGCGGACCAGATGGAACCCCGAGTCCTCGCCGCCATCTCCCGCGACCCCGGCCTGATGGAGGTCGCCGGGCGGGAGACCGACCTCTACCAGTCCGTCTCCGACCGGGCCTTCTCCGGCGACCGCGCCAAGGCGAAACTGGCGGTGCTCGGCGCGGTGTACGGCCAGACGTCAGGTGACGGACTCAAGAACCTCGCCGCCCTCCGCCGCCGCTTCCCGCAAGCCGTCGCCTACGTCGACGACGCGGCCCGCGCGGGCGAGGAGGGCCGCCTCGTGCGGACCTGGCTCGGCCGCACCTGCCCACCGGTCGCCGGCGCCGGCGACCAGGAGGAAGCAGGCATCCCCCAGGACGACCCGATGCCCGAACAGACCTCGGGAGGAACCGAGTTCACCCCCGGCTACGCCTCCTCGAACTCCCGCGCCCGCGGCCGCTTCGCCCGCAACTTCGTCGTCCAGGGCAGCGCCGCCGACTGGGCCGACCTGATGCTCGCCGCCCTGCGCCAGTCCTGCACCGGGATGGCGGCGGAACTGGTCTTCTTCCAGCACGACGAGGTGATCGTGCACTGCCCGGAAGAGGAAGCGGAAGCAGTGACAGCGGCGATCCGCGAGGCCGCAGAGCTGGCCGGCCACCTCACGTTCGGCGACACCCCGGTGCACTTCCCTTTCACCACCGCAGTGGTGAAGTGCTACGCCGACGCGAAGTGA